A window from Podospora bellae-mahoneyi strain CBS 112042 chromosome 1 map unlocalized CBS112042p_1, whole genome shotgun sequence encodes these proteins:
- the APT1 gene encoding adenine phosphoribosyltransferase (COG:F; BUSCO:EOG09264SSI; EggNog:ENOG503NUHG): MSAPADSAQPLASTSNDQVPTSADITTSDASRGQSASASASASELARTKITLQGALKSFQDFPIPGINFIDILPLFQDPAIHNALLRALELQVLEFVGSLKPDVVVGLDARGFLFGPSLALKLDASFVPVRKKGKMPGPCVTAAYEKEYGTDFFQMQEGAIKPGQKVLVVDDIIATGGSAAAAGTLVKQLGGELVGYLFILEIAFLKGREKLGGVPTITLLETDE, encoded by the exons atgaGTGCCCCCGCCGACTCTGCCCAACCTCTGGCGTCGACCAGCAACGATCAGGTTCCCACCTCTGCTGATATCACCACCAGCGATGCCTCGAGAGGACAgtccgcctccgcctccgccagTGCCTCCGAACTCGCCCGTACAAAGATAACTCTCCAGGGCGCCCTCAAGTCGTTCCAGGACTTTCCCATTCCCGGTATCAACTTCATCGATATCCTCCCCTTGTTCCAGGACCCCGCCATCCACAACGCCCTGCTCCGCGCCCTCGAGCTCCAGGTGCTTGAGTTTGTTGGCAGCTTGAAGCCCGATGTGGTTGTGGGGTTGGATGCGCGGGGTTTCCTCTTCGGCCCTTCGCTCGCCCTGAAGCTCGACGCGAGCTTCGTGCCCGTCCGCAAAAAGGGCAAGATGCCCGGCCCCTGCGTGACGGCTGCCTATGAGAAGGAGTACGGCACCGACTTTTTCCAGATGCAAGAGGGTGCTATCAAGCCGGGCCAGAAGGTCCTGGTCGTGGATGACATTATTGCTACCG GTGGATCTGCCGCGGCCGCTGGCACCTTGGTGAAGCAGCTCGGAGGTGAGCTGGTCGGCTATCTCTTCATTCTCGAGATTGCCTTCCTCAAGGGCCGTGAGAAGCTCGGTGGCGTTCCTACCATTACTCTCCTCGAGACGGATGAGTAA
- a CDS encoding uncharacterized protein (EggNog:ENOG503P78Y; COG:S) has protein sequence MEPIKIKTTVLTADALAKAMAEMQFILSQLTPSEYKDALAIQSGDVSDRSAQNLFSDPGGNDSVSSDQNLTTTTTLACPSHPTTDEPTTTETKPGQNNYHILPHPVPVSKSEPRTVKIGTLNNIPIYHYFSHAEQFLASQEYATPFGKRFLLDEPDSLLPSDDPSDRVFHPPPHSEEWWPGPGNANRDFRFKKYFEIRKSGLGGLGAFATVDIAMGRVILLERPLLLTTHGRVEDDVLAMRQEGKGIYRSLDGGGEVGWVSRVKDRNCFDLGGGIGFFGIASRFNHACQGAANVNYKYDHQRKVMVMTARRDIKAATELFIDYGAGSSACLYAMYGFVCRCGGGCRRLTRRDLEAMGAGLKELVKWGLASEKELAW, from the exons ATGGAGcccatcaagatcaagaccaCCGTTCTCACCGCCGACGCTTTGGCGAAAGCCATGGCCGAGATGCAATTCATCCTTTCCCAGCTAACCCCCTCAGAGTACAAAGATGCCCTGGCCATCCAGTCAGGCGACGTTTCCGACCGATCAGCTCAGAACCTGTTCTCCGACCCGGGGGGCAACGACTCGGTCAGCTCTGACcaaaacctcaccaccacaacaacccttGCCTGTCCCAGTCATCCAACCACCGAcgaacccaccaccaccgagacaAAACCCGGGCAAAACAACTACCACATCCTCCCGCACCCGGTCCCGGTCTCCAAATCTGAGCCGCGGACTGTGAAAATCGGCACGCTAAACAACATCCCCATCTACCACTACTTCTCCCACGCCGAGCAGTTCCTCGCAAGCCAAGAATACGCCACCCCGTTCGGGAagcgcttcctcctcgacgaGCCAGACAGCTTGTTGCCTTCCGATGACCCCTCTGACAGGGttttccaccctcccccccactcGGAGGAGTGGTGGCCCGGTCCGGGGAACGCAAACAGGGATTTTCGATTCAAGAAATATTTTGAGATACGTAAGTCGGGGCTTGGGGGGTTAGGGGCGTTTGCTACGGTGGATATTGCGATGGGTAGGGTTATCTTGCTGGAGAGGCCGCTGCTGTTGACCACGcatgggagggtggaggatgatgtgtTGGCGATGCggcaggaggggaagggaatTTATAGGAGcttggatgggggaggtgaggtggggTGGGTGAGCAGGGTGAAGGATCGGAATTG CTTTGATCTGGGAGGTGGGATAGGTTTCTTTGGGATTGCCTCGAGGTTCAACCATGCTTGTCAGGGTGCGGCGAATGTGAATTATAAGTATGATCATCAGAGAAAGGTGATGGTTatgacggcgaggagggataTCAAGGCGGCGACGGAGCTGTTTATTGACTATGGGGCTGGGTCTTCGGCTTGCTTGTATGCCATGTATGGGTTTGTTTGTCGGTGCGGTGGGGGGTGCCGGcggttgacgaggagggatttggaggcCATGGGGGCTGGGTTGAAGGAACTTGTGAAGTGGGGGTTGGCGAGTGAGAAGGAATTGGCGTGGTGA
- a CDS encoding uncharacterized protein (EggNog:ENOG503NU24; COG:G; CAZy:GH47), with amino-acid sequence MDHDHRHLLSDGGSRSDATRIPIDASARAQMPPESTMTFTRPISRPIQWIGWNMLLWCLVAVMLAPGHVGVAAMSTDRIKELRQETVDMFYHGFDNYMDIAFPEDELRPVSCVPLTRDAKNPRNVELNDVLGNYSLTLIDSLSTLAILASAPPDERGTGPKALADFQHGVAALVEQYGDGSPGPSGVGQRGRGFDVDSKVQVFETVIRGLGGLLSAHLFAVGALPITGYKPRHIETDDPLYSQPIVWPNGFKYDGQILRLALDLGQRLLPAFYTKTGMPYPRVNLRHGIPFYTNSPMHENAPMNPPEGPLEITETCSAGAGSLVLEFTVLSRLTGDPRFEQLAKRAFWAVWYRKSQIGLIGAGVDAEQGHWIGAYAVIGAGADSFFEYALKSHILLSGHEPPNRTAPARKHRGGIDSDNWLDPNALFPPLNDAENSADSFLEAWHLAHAAIKRHLYNEKDHPHYDNVNLWTGSLVSNWVDSLGAYYSGLLVLAGEVEEAIETNLLYTAIWTRYAALPERYSLRDKTVEGGLGWWPLRPEFIESTYHIYRATKDPWYLYVGEMVLRDITRRCWTPCGWAGLQNVLDGEKSDRMESFFLGETAKYMYLLFDDEHPLNSLDAPYVFTTEGHPLIIPKAPPKDGPRRRRSPRKYLTVYPNEEYTNTCPPRPQTTPLSGSVVAARDDIYHAARLLDLHQLSPTSAYAIDAGQMSGQHMARSNYTLYPWTLPAELMPDNGTCAKLYQPEEVTLEFASNAQQAVGGSSFNFLLGSQNLERLSADRIRVSSLSGLKMSMRLEDSGTGEREWRVSKVNGVLLGKDESIIFDRAILGEIQDPRFSLIKDPVLAKLQQLHQINLLDDEPAASDDGSKAGQQPLSQTEDTHEEEDLEELDADLLHDLLAKAELPPVASPRVSVPAFGSMVKALFNQIAASLDLQLPDATSIPGLRSSTPKKALPYNLVINRTAVTPTGLGAAPLPAHIIPPRAPRIPEFGPVPIEHFPWSTIYAAGTACDAVLPDSAPRDHQVIVIRRGGCNFSTKLANIPAFSPSFRSLQLVVVVSDDDGAESSSAAHLREQAGLIRPLLDEVQVTPAGFARRHPIPMVMVGGGDVGYEQLGAAKRMGLARRWFVESSGFRVRNVIVDEGDNEEVD; translated from the exons ATGGACCACGACCATCGCCATTTGCTTAGCGATGGCGGCTCCCGATCCGACGCAACCCGAATTCCCATTGACGCATCTGCCCGCGCCCAGATGCCCCCCGAGAGTACCATGACATTCACACGGCCGATTTCCCGCCCAATACAATGGATAGGGTGGAATATGCTACTATGGTGTCTTGTGGCGGTGATGCTGGCCCCTGGCCACGTCGGGGTTGCGGCCATGTCAACGGACAGGATAAAAGAGTTACGCCAGGAGACCGTTGACATGTTTTACCATGGCTTTGATAATTATATGGATATTGCCTTCCCCGAGGACGAG CTCCGTCCAGTATCATGTGTCCCACTGACCCGCGATGCGAAAAACCCACGAAATGTCGAGCTCAATGACGTGCTGGGCAACTACTCACTCACACTAATAGACAGCCTCTCAACCTTGGCTATCCTGGCTTCTGCGCCACCAGATGAACGAGGCACTGGGCCGAAAGCCCTTGCAGATTTCCAGCATGGGGTAGCCGCCTTGGTCGAACAGTACGGAGATGGAAGCCCTGGACCTTCAGGAGTAGGCCAGCGTGGTCGTGGCTTCGATGTCGACAGCAAGGTCCAAGTCTTTGAGACGGTGATTCGAGGCCTTGGTGGGCTTCTCAGTGCCCATTTGTTTGCCGTGGGCGCGCTGCCGATAACCGGATACAAACCTCGCCATATCGAGACGGATGACCCCTTATATTCGCAACCAATCGTTTGGCCCAACGGGTTCAAGTACGATGGGCAAATTTTGAGATTAGCACTGGATCTGGGACAGAGGCTCTTGCCGGCCTTTTACACCAAGACGGGCATGCCGTACCCGCGTGTCAACCTCCGCCATGGCATCCCCTTTTATACCAACTCACCCATGCATGAGAATGCACCCATGAACCCACCAGAAGGCCCACTGGAGATAACGGAAACGTGTAGCGCTGGCGCGGGGTCACTGGTGCTCGAGTTTACAGTTCTGAGTCGTCTGACCGGCGACCCGCGATTCGAGCAACTTGCAAAACGTGCCTTCTGGGCTGTCTGGTACAGAAAAAGCCAGATAGGACTTATAGGGGCTGGTGTGGATGCCGAGCAAGGCCACTGGATCGGAGCTTATGCCGTCATTGGTGCGGGCGCTGACAGCTTTTTCGAGTATGCTTTGAAGTCACATATTCTACTCTCTGGACATGAGCCCCCTAACCGGACGGCTCCTGCACGCAAACACAGGGGCGGCATCGACAGTGACAACTGGTTGGATCCCAACgctcttttccctcccctgAACGATGCCGAAAACTCGGCCGATTCGTTTCTGGAAGCATGGCATCTTGCACACGCAGCCATCAAGCGCCATCTTTACAATGAAAAAGACCACCCCCACTATGACAACGTTAATCTTTGGACAGGATCTTTAGTATCCAATTGGGTTGACAGCCTGGGCGCGTATTACTCGGGGCTCCTTGTCCTcgctggtgaggttgaggaagccaTTGAGACAAACCTCTTATACACCGCCATATGGACGAGGTATGCTGCGCTTCCTGAGCGGTACTCACTTCGTGACAAGACAGTTGAGGGTGGACTCGGCTGGTGGCCACTGCGGCCAGAGTTCATCGAGTCGACGTACCACATATATCGCGCCACCAAAGACCCCTGGTATCTGTACGTTGGTGAGATGGTGTTGCGGGATATCACGAGACGTTGCTGGACCCCTTGCGGCTGGGCAGGCCTGCAAAACGTTTTGGACGGCGAAAAGAGCGACCGCATGGAAAGCTTTTTCCTCGGAGAGACCGCCAAATACATGTACTTGCTCTTTGACGACGAACACCCGCTAAACTCTTTGGATGCCCCTTATGTTTTCACAACCGAGGGACACCCACTCATTATTCCCAAGGCTCCGCCAAAAGATGGGCCTCGCCGACGACGGTCACCTCGCAAATACTTGACTGTCTATCCTAACGAGGAGTACACAAACACATGCCCGCCACGGCCCCAAACCACGCCATTATCAGGGTCGGTCGTTGCAGCAAGAGATGACATTTACCACGCCGCGCGCTTGTTGGATCTTCACCAGCTTTCCCCGACTTCCGCCTACGCTATCGATGCAGGGCAAATGTCTGGTCAACACATGGCTCGCTCAAACTACACGCTTTATCCGTGGACACTCCCTGCAGAGCTTATGCCTGACAATGGCACCTGCGCCAAACTGTACCAGCCAGAGGAGGTGACCCTGGAATTCGCCTCGAACGCGCAGCAGGCTGTTGGAGGCAGCTCCTTCAACTTTCTACTGGGCAGTCAGAATCTGGAAAGATTAAGTGCGGATCGTATCCGTGTATCCAGCCTATCGGGACTCAAGATGTCAATGCGTCTGGAGGATAGTGGTACTGGTGAGCGTGAGTGGCGGGTCAGCAAAGTTAATGGCGTTTTGCTGGGCAAGGACGAATCCATCATCTTTGACCGGGCCATACTGGGCGAGATCCAAGATCCAAGATTCTCGCTGATCAAGGACCCCGTTCTCGCCAAACTCCAACAGTTACATCAAATCAAcctgcttgatgatgagccCGCGGCTAGTGACGATGGGAGCAAAGCTGGCCAACAACCACTGTCTCAAACAGAAGACACccatgaagaagaagacctcgAAGAGCTCGACGCAGACCTTTTACATGACCTTCTCGCCAAGGCCGAGCTTCCCCCCGTTGCCTCTCCCCGAGTCTCTGTTCCCGCTTTTGGCTCCATGGTCAAAGCACTCTTCAACCAAATTGCTGCCTCATTGgacctccagctcccagacGCCACCTCCATCCCAGGGCTTAGGTCgtccacccccaaaaaggcCCTGCCCTACAACCTGGTGATAAACCGAACAGCAGTCACCCCCACAGGGCTGGGCGCCGCCCCTCTACCAGCGCACATCATCCCACCCCGCGCGCCTCGCATCCCCGAGTTTGGACCCGTCCCGATAGAGCACTTCCCCTGGTCGACGATTTATGCGGCCGGCACTGCCTGTGACGCCGTCCTCCCCGACTCTGCCCCGCGAGACCACCAGGTCATCGTCATCCGCAGGGGTGGGTGCAACTTTTCGACCAAGCTGGCCAACATTCCCGCATTTTCGCCCTCGTTCAGGTCACtgcagctggtggtggttgtgtcggatgatgacggggccgagtcgtcgtcggcggctCATCTGAGGGAGCAAGCGGGGTTGATCAGGCCGTTGCTGGATGAGGTCCAGGTGACGCCTGCTGGGTTTGCGAGGAGGCATCCGATtccgatggtgatggttggtgggggggatgttgggtATGAGCAGCTTGGGGCTgcgaagaggatggggttggcgaggaggtggtttgTGGAGAGCTCGGGGTTCAGGGTCAGGAATGtgattgttgatgagggggataatgaggaggttgattaG